One Acetobacter ghanensis DNA window includes the following coding sequences:
- a CDS encoding YVTN family beta-propeller repeat protein, producing the protein MGFKQYLVAAAAIVGLSAGSVSGWAQDVGTPSESVAPAEPLVQTIPGMPAVPDPENLYSETGVGHIAPDVAQDPARIYVPNLRSNDVYVIDPATNKVVDRFPVGKSPQHVVPSWDLRTLWVTNNAEGTTHGSLTPIDPRTARPGPSIAVDDPYNMYFTPDGKSAIVVAEARKRLDFRDPHSMQLQQSVDVPDCKGVNHADFSIDGRYAIFTCEFGGHLVKVDMVEKKVLGYLKLSSGGMPQDILVSPNGKTFYVADMMADGVFLVDGDTFREVGYVRTGLGAHGLYPSRDGTKMYVANRGSHLIHGHPHSKGGGVSVIDFATNKVVATWPIPGGGSPDMGNVSADGKDLWLSGRFDDVVYRINTETGSMISIPVGQEPHGLTVWPQPGRYSIGHTGILR; encoded by the coding sequence ATGGGTTTTAAACAGTATCTGGTTGCGGCTGCTGCCATTGTTGGCCTGAGTGCTGGCAGTGTGTCGGGTTGGGCGCAGGATGTCGGTACGCCGTCCGAGAGTGTAGCGCCTGCTGAACCTTTGGTTCAGACCATTCCAGGCATGCCCGCAGTGCCGGACCCGGAGAACCTGTATAGTGAGACGGGCGTGGGCCATATTGCGCCGGACGTTGCGCAGGACCCGGCGCGGATCTATGTGCCCAACCTGCGGTCGAATGATGTGTATGTTATTGACCCGGCGACCAACAAGGTGGTGGATCGTTTTCCAGTTGGCAAAAGCCCCCAGCATGTTGTGCCGTCATGGGACCTGCGCACACTCTGGGTGACCAATAATGCCGAAGGCACCACCCATGGTAGCCTGACCCCCATTGACCCGCGTACGGCGCGCCCCGGCCCGTCCATTGCGGTGGATGACCCTTACAATATGTATTTCACGCCCGATGGTAAATCGGCCATTGTGGTGGCGGAAGCCCGTAAACGTCTGGATTTTCGGGACCCGCATAGTATGCAGTTGCAGCAATCCGTAGATGTGCCTGACTGTAAGGGCGTTAATCACGCCGACTTTTCCATAGATGGGCGTTACGCCATTTTCACCTGCGAATTTGGCGGCCATCTGGTTAAGGTGGATATGGTTGAGAAAAAGGTCCTTGGCTACCTTAAGCTTTCCAGTGGTGGTATGCCGCAGGATATTCTGGTCTCCCCCAACGGAAAAACCTTCTACGTTGCCGATATGATGGCCGATGGCGTTTTTCTGGTGGATGGCGATACGTTCCGCGAGGTTGGCTATGTCCGCACAGGTCTGGGGGCTCATGGGCTGTATCCCAGCCGTGATGGTACAAAAATGTATGTTGCCAACCGTGGTTCGCATCTGATCCACGGTCATCCTCATAGCAAAGGTGGTGGTGTTTCGGTTATTGATTTTGCAACCAACAAGGTTGTGGCAACATGGCCTATTCCCGGTGGCGGCAGCCCGGATATGGGAAATGTCAGCGCGGATGGGAAAGACCTATGGCTGTCTGGGCGGTTTGATGATGTTGTTTACCGCATTAATACAGAAACCGGCTCCATGATCAGTATCCCTGTTGGGCAGGAACCTCACGGTCTGACCGTATGGCCCCAGCCCGGCCGTTACTCCATTGGTCATACAGGAATCCTACGTTAA
- a CDS encoding DUF2075 domain-containing protein: MIMDVQNNQALQKLSPYRALSVEQEELCKTVIQFCQDHIMHGNAVFVIKGDAGTGKSIVINKIFNEIQELSSQKNKTNPLLGTKNYLLVNHPEMMKLYRNISENSIYVKKKDFERPTTFINAMHKTGQVADIVLVDEAHLLLTKSDKYNRFSQDNHLEEILKCAKVVVIVFDDKQVLKFKSHWTESQLASVLAQKQVKTYHLKNQFRMQAGPDICRWIEKFCQKSVLPFPKDPKFELRSFGDAQEMYELVRHKNAQFGLSRMVATYDYPYRLDGKEHFVTEGRFHLKWDIAKPEARLPWAERADTIDEVGSVYTVQGFDLNYVGLLLGPSVRYNAQTNTLVLDPARYEDGAAFAGRNGLAHPEQTMERIMLNAMNVLMTRAVKGLYLYAHDPALRAHLERMQA, encoded by the coding sequence ATGATCATGGATGTACAAAATAATCAGGCCTTGCAAAAACTCTCCCCTTACCGTGCTCTTTCCGTCGAGCAGGAAGAATTGTGCAAAACTGTTATACAGTTCTGTCAGGATCACATTATGCATGGGAATGCTGTTTTTGTAATCAAAGGGGATGCAGGAACGGGTAAAAGTATTGTCATTAACAAAATATTTAATGAAATACAGGAATTATCCAGTCAAAAAAACAAGACTAATCCTCTATTAGGAACCAAAAATTATCTGTTAGTCAATCATCCTGAAATGATGAAACTTTACAGAAATATTTCAGAAAATTCCATTTATGTAAAAAAGAAGGATTTTGAAAGGCCGACAACCTTTATTAATGCTATGCACAAAACCGGGCAGGTGGCAGACATTGTTCTGGTAGATGAGGCACATCTTCTTTTAACAAAATCAGATAAATACAATAGATTTTCTCAGGATAATCATCTTGAGGAAATTCTTAAATGCGCCAAGGTTGTTGTTATCGTTTTTGATGATAAGCAGGTACTCAAGTTTAAAAGCCATTGGACGGAAAGTCAGCTGGCATCGGTTCTTGCGCAAAAGCAGGTTAAAACCTACCACCTTAAAAATCAGTTCCGTATGCAGGCTGGTCCAGATATATGCCGATGGATAGAAAAGTTTTGTCAAAAATCAGTGCTGCCATTCCCTAAAGACCCTAAGTTTGAGCTGAGGTCTTTTGGTGATGCGCAGGAAATGTATGAGCTGGTCCGGCACAAAAATGCACAGTTCGGCCTCTCCCGCATGGTCGCGACATATGACTACCCATACAGGCTGGACGGGAAGGAGCATTTTGTAACGGAAGGGCGCTTCCATCTGAAGTGGGACATTGCCAAACCCGAGGCCCGCCTGCCGTGGGCTGAGCGGGCGGATACGATAGATGAGGTCGGGTCCGTTTATACCGTGCAGGGGTTTGACCTGAATTACGTGGGGCTGCTTCTGGGGCCCTCCGTACGGTACAATGCTCAAACCAACACGCTTGTGCTCGACCCAGCCCGGTATGAAGATGGCGCAGCATTTGCCGGGCGTAATGGCCTTGCCCACCCAGAGCAGACCATGGAGCGTATTATGCTCAATGCGATGAATGTGCTGATGACACGCGCCGTAAAAGGCCTGTACCTTTATGCGCATGACCCCGCGTTACGGGCGCATCTGGAGCGTATGCAGGCGTAA
- a CDS encoding NifU family protein translates to MFIETEGTPNPATLKFLPGQAVVGDAGTIDFIDADAVAGRSVLADALFALPGVARVFLGNDFVSVTKADSADWEELRPLVLSTLMDHFVAGLPVVAEGVAVREDEIAPEDAEIVTQIKELLDTRVRPAVAGDGGDIVFRGYRNGVVRLTMQGACSGCPSSRATLKHGVENMLKHYVPEVVSVEQVD, encoded by the coding sequence ATGTTTATAGAAACCGAAGGCACTCCCAACCCCGCCACACTCAAGTTCCTGCCCGGTCAGGCTGTTGTGGGGGATGCAGGCACCATAGACTTTATTGATGCTGACGCCGTGGCGGGGCGCTCGGTTCTGGCTGATGCGCTGTTTGCCCTGCCGGGTGTTGCCCGCGTTTTTCTGGGCAACGACTTTGTTTCCGTCACCAAGGCCGATAGCGCGGACTGGGAAGAGCTGCGCCCCTTGGTGCTCTCCACTCTGATGGATCATTTTGTGGCGGGTCTGCCGGTTGTGGCCGAAGGTGTGGCCGTGCGGGAAGATGAAATTGCACCCGAGGATGCGGAGATTGTAACCCAGATCAAGGAACTGCTGGATACGCGCGTACGCCCGGCTGTTGCGGGAGATGGCGGGGATATTGTTTTCCGCGGGTATCGCAATGGCGTTGTGCGCCTGACCATGCAGGGGGCCTGCTCTGGCTGCCCGTCTTCCCGCGCAACGCTCAAGCACGGGGTGGAAAACATGCTCAAGCATTATGTGCCAGAAGTAGTCTCGGTCGAGCAGGTGGACTGA
- a CDS encoding malonic semialdehyde reductase yields the protein MLDASGLDLLFNKARTPLRWTTRPVEEDLLRQMYDLVRMGPTSGNCSPARLVFITGSNGREKLRPALSAGNINRVMGAPVIAIVAHDPLFFEQLPVLSPGEDLRSWFAADVGLSEETAFRNGTLQGGYMIMAARALGLDVLPVSGFDQSMVEDAFLAEQGWRANFLLCLGYGDFTGLPERAPRLNFDQACRIVQ from the coding sequence ATGTTGGATGCAAGTGGGTTAGATCTGCTGTTTAACAAAGCGCGCACGCCCCTGCGCTGGACAACCCGCCCTGTGGAAGAAGACCTGTTGCGTCAGATGTATGATCTGGTGCGTATGGGGCCGACCTCGGGCAATTGCAGCCCTGCCCGCCTTGTTTTTATTACAGGTTCCAATGGGCGGGAAAAACTGCGTCCTGCCCTGTCTGCCGGGAACATCAACCGTGTTATGGGCGCGCCGGTTATTGCCATTGTGGCGCATGACCCGCTGTTTTTTGAACAGCTTCCCGTCCTTAGTCCGGGTGAAGACCTGCGTTCGTGGTTTGCTGCGGATGTTGGCCTGTCGGAAGAAACCGCGTTTAGGAATGGCACCTTGCAGGGGGGGTATATGATCATGGCCGCCCGTGCCCTTGGGCTGGATGTTCTGCCGGTTTCTGGCTTCGACCAGTCCATGGTGGAGGATGCTTTTCTGGCAGAGCAGGGGTGGCGAGCCAACTTTTTGCTGTGCCTTGGGTATGGGGATTTTACAGGCCTGCCTGAGCGCGCTCCCCGCCTGAATTTTGATCAGGCCTGCCGGATTGTACAATAG
- the tsaB gene encoding tRNA (adenosine(37)-N6)-threonylcarbamoyltransferase complex dimerization subunit type 1 TsaB has product MVVQRILVLDGSPAGEQASGTAACVANNAGQLHVLAYRQEAGKQAAEGVSLLAAEVLQQAGWSHAQSTAPDLVAVVVGPGSFTGLRASCAAAAGYAVGVGCPVVGVTRAEALAPELDAILAAQAEKVAGWLVVTAARRGRVFVEDAQGARAVTVADWVPPAGTWLVAGEACSELAFPSVIQSHVSHPDVKQIAVAALKRVEGELPPRSALPLYVDPPEAKLPANGLRAAPV; this is encoded by the coding sequence ATAGTGGTGCAGCGTATTCTGGTGCTTGATGGCAGCCCGGCTGGCGAGCAGGCCTCGGGCACGGCGGCGTGTGTCGCCAATAATGCGGGACAACTGCATGTGCTGGCCTATAGGCAGGAGGCAGGCAAACAGGCGGCGGAAGGTGTTAGCCTGCTGGCGGCCGAGGTTTTGCAGCAGGCCGGCTGGTCACACGCACAGAGCACTGCCCCGGATCTGGTCGCTGTTGTTGTGGGGCCGGGGTCGTTTACCGGTTTGCGGGCATCCTGCGCTGCGGCCGCAGGCTATGCCGTTGGTGTTGGGTGCCCGGTGGTCGGTGTAACGCGGGCGGAAGCACTTGCGCCTGAGTTGGATGCCATTCTTGCCGCTCAAGCAGAAAAGGTTGCGGGTTGGCTGGTGGTGACCGCAGCCCGGCGTGGCCGTGTGTTTGTTGAGGATGCACAGGGCGCGCGGGCCGTAACCGTAGCAGACTGGGTGCCTCCCGCGGGAACGTGGTTGGTTGCTGGGGAGGCTTGCTCGGAACTGGCTTTTCCCTCCGTTATTCAGAGCCATGTGAGCCACCCGGACGTAAAGCAGATAGCTGTTGCAGCATTAAAGCGTGTTGAGGGCGAACTGCCCCCGCGGAGCGCGCTCCCTTTATATGTGGACCCGCCAGAAGCCAAATTGCCAGCGAACGGACTACGGGCCGCACCCGTCTGA
- a CDS encoding GNAT family N-acetyltransferase, protein MASVHIAVVGAGYAEVLARLHADCFVPQDQWNGAAMASLLASPGVSAGLILVGEHPAGFVMLRCIAGEAEILTLCVLPGYRRQGLAAQLVAWSLTSAAAQKAEMVFLEVSVANHAAQAVYAQAGFVQKGQRRAYYPDGSDALVLAYAVSAVG, encoded by the coding sequence ATGGCCTCTGTTCATATCGCGGTTGTCGGGGCGGGTTATGCGGAGGTGCTGGCCCGCCTTCATGCAGACTGTTTTGTCCCACAGGACCAGTGGAATGGGGCCGCCATGGCCAGCCTGTTGGCTTCACCCGGCGTGAGTGCCGGGTTAATTCTGGTGGGTGAGCACCCGGCAGGTTTTGTAATGCTGCGCTGTATTGCGGGGGAGGCAGAAATTCTGACTCTTTGCGTATTGCCCGGATACAGGCGGCAGGGACTGGCCGCGCAACTGGTGGCATGGAGCCTGACCAGCGCCGCCGCGCAAAAAGCTGAAATGGTTTTTCTGGAAGTATCCGTGGCTAACCATGCCGCACAGGCTGTGTATGCACAGGCCGGTTTTGTGCAAAAGGGCCAGCGCAGGGCTTATTATCCCGATGGGTCTGATGCGCTTGTGCTCGCTTATGCTGTGAGCGCAGTTGGATAG
- the purD gene encoding phosphoribosylamine--glycine ligase, with protein sequence MNSRRKELRVLLVGSGGREHALAETLAKSPALSALFIAPGNPGTARCGVNVPIGAQDVAALVTFAREQKIDLVVPGPEAPLVAGLADACAQAGLPCAGPTQAAAQLEGSKTFTKEICDAAGIPTAAWERFTDAASAIAYVRRKGAPIVVKADGLAAGKGVVVAASVPEAEAAITDMMTGGALGDAGRSVVIEDCLVGEEVSLFAFCAGETACLIGAAQDHKRIGDGDTGPNTGGMGAVSPPKGFGRAEQEAALDLLVRPMLREMARRGTPFRGVIFAGLMLTDKGPSLIEYNVRFGDPEAEALLPRLTSDLLPALKALAEDRLDTAPITFSNQASVCVVMAARGYPSAPEKGAVIHGVDTANALDGVRVFQAGTTQNMAGELVVSGGRVLAVCALADTVQEAQKRAYAGVKAITWDGAVWRTDIGNRAL encoded by the coding sequence ATGAACAGCAGGAGAAAAGAATTGCGCGTACTTCTGGTTGGCTCAGGCGGCCGCGAACATGCCCTGGCCGAAACACTGGCCAAATCACCAGCACTTTCTGCGCTGTTCATTGCCCCCGGCAACCCCGGCACGGCCCGTTGCGGCGTTAACGTGCCCATTGGGGCGCAGGATGTGGCGGCCCTTGTTACATTTGCCCGTGAGCAGAAAATTGATCTGGTCGTCCCCGGCCCCGAAGCACCGCTGGTGGCCGGGCTGGCCGATGCCTGCGCGCAGGCGGGCCTGCCTTGCGCTGGCCCCACACAAGCCGCAGCCCAGCTTGAAGGCAGCAAAACCTTTACCAAGGAAATATGTGACGCTGCGGGTATTCCCACCGCCGCGTGGGAACGCTTTACGGATGCCGCGTCTGCCATTGCCTATGTCCGCCGTAAAGGCGCGCCCATAGTCGTCAAGGCCGATGGACTGGCTGCTGGTAAAGGGGTTGTTGTTGCTGCCTCCGTGCCCGAAGCCGAAGCCGCCATTACGGACATGATGACAGGCGGCGCGCTGGGCGATGCAGGCCGCAGCGTAGTGATAGAAGACTGTCTGGTTGGTGAGGAAGTCTCCCTTTTTGCATTCTGCGCGGGGGAAACAGCCTGCCTGATTGGCGCAGCACAGGACCACAAACGCATTGGTGACGGGGACACAGGCCCCAACACCGGCGGCATGGGCGCTGTATCCCCCCCAAAAGGCTTTGGCCGGGCCGAGCAAGAAGCCGCACTGGACCTGCTGGTGCGCCCCATGCTGCGCGAAATGGCACGCCGCGGCACCCCGTTCCGTGGTGTTATTTTTGCCGGGCTGATGTTGACCGATAAAGGCCCCTCCCTGATCGAATACAATGTGCGGTTTGGTGACCCGGAGGCCGAAGCCCTGCTGCCCCGCCTGACATCGGACCTGCTTCCCGCGCTCAAGGCTCTGGCTGAAGACCGGCTGGATACGGCCCCCATCACGTTCTCCAATCAGGCATCGGTCTGTGTGGTTATGGCGGCCCGTGGCTACCCCAGCGCTCCGGAAAAAGGGGCAGTCATTCATGGTGTGGACACAGCCAATGCTCTGGACGGTGTTCGGGTTTTTCAGGCTGGCACCACACAGAACATGGCGGGCGAACTGGTGGTTTCCGGCGGGCGTGTGCTGGCCGTGTGTGCACTGGCCGACACGGTGCAGGAAGCCCAGAAGCGCGCCTATGCCGGGGTTAAGGCCATTACGTGGGATGGTGCTGTATGGCGGACGGATATTGGCAACCGCGCCCTGTAA
- the xseA gene encoding exodeoxyribonuclease VII large subunit, which produces MHEEFGAAPLSGGNVPEYTVSEISGAIRRTLEGSFSRVRVRGEITEFKRYPSGHIYFSLKDERGKISGVVWRGSVSRLGLVPENGLEIIATGKVSAYGERSSYQLVVERMEYAGEGALLARIERLRLKLGEEGLFDPARKRTIPLLPRVIGLVTSPQGAVLHDICTTLKRRFPRPVVLWPVPVQGEGAAAQIVAAINGFSALDGTGAVPRPDVLIVARGGGSLEDLMAFNDESVVRAAAACSIPLISAVGHETDTTLIDFASDRRAPTPTAAAEMAVPVRSELLADIEHRAARATGALARQMQTVRLRLDRAAACLPDLPALMQTARMQLDDRGRRLDVALPALVRRRKADLVAVERHMPAVETLLSGRRTRLAVLAGAFQGGMQHTLQRQEVRLGRCRVSPAPLMALLRERRIALGGLVGQLEAVSPQAVLARGYALVTSDGHPVTHAAELKNGQQVDLTFGDGARRAVIGGRPVQGLLDL; this is translated from the coding sequence ATGCACGAAGAGTTTGGAGCCGCTCCCCTTTCTGGCGGTAATGTTCCTGAATATACGGTTTCGGAAATTTCCGGCGCAATCCGGCGTACGCTGGAGGGCTCGTTCAGCCGCGTGCGCGTGCGTGGCGAAATTACGGAATTCAAACGCTACCCCTCCGGGCATATCTATTTTTCGCTCAAGGATGAGCGGGGCAAGATTTCCGGCGTGGTCTGGCGCGGTAGTGTCAGCCGCCTTGGGCTGGTGCCTGAAAACGGGCTGGAAATTATTGCAACCGGCAAGGTCTCCGCTTACGGCGAGCGTTCAAGCTACCAGCTTGTTGTGGAGCGCATGGAATATGCCGGGGAAGGTGCCCTGCTTGCCCGTATTGAGCGCCTGCGCCTTAAACTGGGAGAGGAGGGGCTGTTTGACCCTGCCCGTAAACGGACCATCCCTTTGCTGCCACGGGTTATCGGGCTTGTGACATCCCCTCAGGGCGCGGTGCTGCACGATATTTGTACAACCCTTAAACGGCGCTTCCCTCGCCCGGTCGTGCTGTGGCCTGTCCCCGTGCAGGGGGAAGGTGCCGCAGCCCAGATTGTGGCGGCCATTAACGGGTTTTCCGCGTTGGATGGCACGGGTGCGGTGCCCCGCCCGGATGTGCTGATTGTGGCACGTGGTGGTGGCTCGCTCGAAGACCTGATGGCGTTTAATGATGAAAGCGTGGTCAGGGCCGCAGCCGCCTGCTCTATTCCCCTGATTTCCGCCGTAGGGCACGAGACCGATACAACCCTGATCGACTTTGCATCCGATCGGAGGGCGCCCACGCCAACCGCCGCGGCAGAAATGGCGGTTCCTGTCCGAAGCGAACTGCTGGCGGATATTGAACATCGCGCAGCCCGTGCAACAGGCGCTCTGGCGCGGCAGATGCAAACCGTTCGCCTGCGGTTGGACAGGGCGGCAGCCTGTCTGCCGGACCTGCCTGCTCTGATGCAAACAGCCCGGATGCAGCTGGATGACCGGGGCCGTAGGCTGGATGTTGCCCTGCCTGCCCTTGTTCGTCGGCGCAAGGCAGATCTGGTTGCGGTTGAGCGGCATATGCCTGCGGTGGAAACGCTTTTGTCCGGGCGTAGAACACGCCTTGCCGTGCTGGCTGGCGCTTTTCAGGGGGGAATGCAGCATACGTTGCAACGTCAGGAGGTGCGTCTGGGCCGTTGCCGTGTATCTCCTGCCCCACTCATGGCGCTTTTGCGTGAGCGGCGGATTGCCCTTGGTGGTCTTGTCGGGCAGCTGGAGGCCGTGTCTCCTCAGGCTGTGCTGGCGCGTGGGTACGCATTGGTCACATCCGACGGTCACCCGGTTACACATGCGGCGGAGTTGAAGAATGGCCAGCAGGTTGACCTGACCTTTGGCGATGGTGCGCGCCGTGCTGTTATAGGGGGCCGACCGGTGCAGGGGCTTCTGGATCTGTAA
- a CDS encoding phosphoserine transaminase, whose amino-acid sequence MNALSPSVSSRPASRPLNPCFSSGPCAKRPGWSVAALSNALVGRSHRSPEGRARLNEVIVRSRKILGVPDGWRVGIVPASDTGAVEMALWSLLGARPVDVLAFESFSALWAQDIVTQLKLEQTRVLKADYGQLPDLSEVNWAHDVVLAWNGTTSGVRLPSADAIPAEHEGLVICDATSAAFAMDLPWDRLDVVTWSWQKALGGEAAHGMIALSPRAVERLETFKAPRPLPKIFRMTSKDALIEGIFRGDTINTPSMLCVEDALDSLRWAESAGGLEGLKARSQANLAAVAAWVQKTDWVSFLAEKEAERSSTAICLRIVAPWFLALTREEQTATVKKMLAVLDKEGIAFDLASYRDAPVGLRIWGGATVEAADVAALLPWLDWAFAQVVPA is encoded by the coding sequence ATGAACGCCCTTTCCCCTTCCGTTTCGTCCCGTCCGGCCAGCCGCCCTCTTAATCCCTGCTTTTCGTCTGGTCCGTGCGCCAAACGTCCGGGGTGGAGCGTTGCCGCGTTGTCCAATGCGCTGGTTGGCCGCTCCCATCGTTCGCCAGAAGGGCGTGCACGCCTGAACGAGGTTATTGTGCGGTCTCGCAAAATTCTGGGCGTGCCCGATGGCTGGCGGGTTGGGATTGTGCCCGCGTCCGATACCGGGGCGGTGGAAATGGCCCTGTGGTCCCTGCTGGGCGCGCGCCCGGTGGACGTGCTGGCGTTTGAAAGTTTTTCCGCCCTGTGGGCGCAGGACATCGTAACCCAGCTTAAGCTGGAACAGACCCGTGTGCTCAAGGCGGATTATGGTCAGCTCCCTGACCTGTCCGAGGTCAACTGGGCGCATGATGTTGTGCTGGCATGGAATGGCACCACGTCTGGTGTGCGCCTGCCATCAGCCGATGCCATTCCCGCAGAGCATGAGGGACTGGTGATCTGCGATGCAACCTCCGCAGCTTTTGCCATGGACCTGCCGTGGGACCGGTTGGATGTGGTCACATGGTCATGGCAGAAGGCTCTTGGGGGGGAGGCGGCTCATGGGATGATCGCCCTTTCACCCCGTGCGGTGGAACGTCTGGAAACCTTCAAGGCGCCGCGCCCTCTGCCCAAGATTTTCCGTATGACATCCAAAGATGCCCTGATTGAAGGAATCTTCAGGGGGGACACGATTAACACACCGTCCATGCTGTGTGTGGAAGATGCGCTGGATAGCCTGCGTTGGGCGGAATCCGCCGGAGGGCTGGAAGGGCTTAAAGCGCGCTCTCAGGCTAATCTGGCCGCTGTTGCCGCGTGGGTTCAAAAAACCGACTGGGTGTCCTTTCTGGCGGAAAAAGAGGCAGAACGTTCCTCTACGGCCATTTGCCTGCGTATTGTCGCACCGTGGTTTCTGGCGCTAACGCGGGAAGAACAGACAGCAACAGTGAAAAAAATGCTGGCTGTGCTGGATAAGGAAGGGATTGCGTTTGACCTTGCCAGCTACCGTGATGCGCCTGTGGGTCTGCGCATATGGGGCGGTGCTACGGTGGAAGCCGCAGATGTTGCCGCTTTGCTGCCATGGCTGGACTGGGCGTTTGCACAGGTTGTGCCGGCATAA
- a CDS encoding NAD-dependent succinate-semialdehyde dehydrogenase has translation MAYATTNPFTEEQVKVFPNPTDAEVDTALDKGHTAFKKWKNTSFAERARVLQKAADLLRANVDEYSKLLTLEMGKLYAEAKAETELSAAIFEYYAVNAERLLAPEVLPLASVKEGRAKIVFEAQGILLAIEPWNFPYYQVARIIAPQLSAGNVVILKHASNVPQCAAAMEKLMHDAGLLEGGFQNLYPTRDQLAKIIADPRVRGVALTGSEGAGAKVASEAGLALKKCTMELGGSDALIVLNDADVEKAAKWAVYGRHWNGGQVCVNAKRMIVEDGIYDKFVELYRKGVSALRMGDPMDPATTLPPLSSRGAVEGLKQQVADAVAQGAKAEEIPLEMPNKGCFFRPVILTNLEEGNPARHTEFFGPVTMLFRAKDADHAIEIANDSPYGLGGSIFTKDEERGAELARQIDTGMVYINHPTMVKADLPFGGVKRSGFGRELLGLGLKEFVNAKLIDIVDIDAPF, from the coding sequence ATGGCTTACGCAACGACAAACCCTTTTACCGAAGAACAGGTCAAGGTTTTTCCGAACCCAACCGATGCCGAAGTTGATACGGCACTCGACAAGGGTCATACTGCCTTCAAAAAGTGGAAAAACACATCCTTTGCTGAACGTGCACGCGTTTTGCAAAAAGCCGCAGATCTTCTGCGCGCAAACGTGGACGAATACTCCAAGCTGCTGACCCTTGAAATGGGTAAGCTTTATGCTGAGGCCAAAGCAGAAACCGAGCTTTCGGCGGCAATTTTTGAATATTACGCCGTCAATGCCGAGCGCCTTCTGGCCCCCGAAGTACTCCCCCTTGCCTCCGTTAAGGAAGGCCGCGCCAAGATTGTGTTCGAAGCGCAGGGTATTCTTCTGGCCATTGAACCGTGGAACTTCCCCTACTATCAGGTTGCCCGCATTATTGCCCCGCAGCTTTCCGCTGGTAACGTGGTCATTCTCAAGCACGCCTCCAACGTGCCACAGTGTGCCGCCGCCATGGAAAAGCTGATGCATGATGCAGGTCTGCTGGAAGGTGGCTTCCAGAACCTCTACCCCACGCGTGACCAGCTGGCTAAAATTATTGCTGACCCGCGCGTGCGTGGCGTGGCGCTGACTGGCTCCGAAGGGGCTGGCGCCAAAGTGGCATCTGAAGCAGGGCTTGCCCTTAAAAAGTGCACCATGGAACTGGGTGGTTCGGACGCACTGATCGTGCTGAACGATGCCGACGTGGAAAAAGCTGCCAAATGGGCTGTTTATGGCCGCCACTGGAATGGTGGGCAGGTGTGCGTAAACGCCAAGCGCATGATTGTGGAAGACGGCATTTACGACAAGTTTGTAGAGCTGTACCGCAAAGGCGTTTCCGCACTGCGCATGGGTGACCCTATGGACCCGGCCACCACGTTGCCCCCTCTCTCCTCCCGCGGAGCTGTGGAAGGGTTGAAGCAGCAGGTTGCGGACGCCGTGGCGCAGGGCGCAAAAGCTGAAGAAATTCCTTTGGAAATGCCAAATAAGGGCTGCTTCTTCCGCCCGGTTATTCTGACCAACCTGGAAGAAGGTAATCCGGCCCGGCATACGGAATTCTTTGGCCCGGTAACGATGCTGTTCCGTGCAAAAGATGCTGATCACGCCATTGAAATTGCCAATGACTCCCCTTACGGGCTTGGTGGCTCCATCTTCACCAAAGACGAAGAACGTGGTGCAGAACTGGCACGACAGATTGATACGGGCATGGTGTACATCAACCATCCGACCATGGTTAAGGCCGACCTGCCGTTTGGTGGCGTCAAGCGCTCCGGCTTTGGCCGCGAACTGCTGGGGCTTGGCCTTAAAGAGTTCGTCAATGCCAAGCTGATCGACATTGTGGACATTGACGCACCGTTCTAA